Proteins from a genomic interval of Phragmitibacter flavus:
- a CDS encoding vWA domain-containing protein produces the protein MRFASPEWFLMIPLLLAMGWFWRGLKLGKPLRALCLLLVVLLLAQPQMRRFGDGLDLWVLVDRSESAGDVLGPKLGEWETILERSKGAGDRLFFVDFADEAVKRGAQMRSGLGQDGMTYAGGRSATRVKSAVQHVLAQVEEGRASRLLGFSDGYSTEPLDGLGERLAEDEVALDYRLAGEMAGEDFRVASFLLPRRVQLSEAFLAEVVVLGSSSSSVDGVVPVELMRNGVSIGRRDVEMVNGVGRLRFTDRLGAAGAFRYEVRLMADRERDAHPGNNFAAQWVEVQGGPRVVLATGYADDPMATVLRAQGFEVTVVTEIGALGVGMLSGTKVVILNNVPAYEMKAEFVKGLDFFVNEQGGGLVMIGGKRSFAAGGWFGSPVEPLLPVSMELKQEHRKLAVAMAIVMDRSGSMAMTAPGTSLLKMQLANEGAARAIELLGDNDMVTIFAVDSTAHQVTPLVAVGKNRGTLQNAARRVQSMGGGIFVYQGLKAAWAELKKAPVGQRHIILFADAADAEEPGEYVQLLAEMKREKATVSVIGLGSDKDADAAFLEDVAKRGEGRIFFNANAGELPALFAQETVAVARSAFVEEPVEVKGTPGWMEMAAGSMNWLPQADGYNLSYLRPGATQAAVSGDEYAAPLVAFWQRGAGRVASVSFPLGGEFSAKTRGWEGYGGFAQSLTRWLMGEKEPPGMGLRTTMEGSKLRADLFFDESWNERISAAGPELVLAQGEAGEARKVAWERLEPGHFRAVMEVKGTDFVRGAVQVGGVAFPFGPVNAVTNPEWSFDKSRIKELRELSARSGGGERVDLSDVWHAPRPPAWREVRAWLLMALLGVLLLEAWQTRTGWGLRRG, from the coding sequence ATGCGCTTTGCTTCTCCTGAATGGTTTTTGATGATCCCGCTGTTGCTGGCGATGGGGTGGTTTTGGCGTGGGTTGAAGTTGGGGAAACCGTTGCGGGCGTTGTGTTTGTTGTTGGTGGTTTTGTTGCTGGCTCAGCCGCAGATGCGCCGGTTTGGGGATGGGCTGGATTTATGGGTGCTCGTTGATCGGTCGGAGTCGGCGGGCGATGTGTTGGGACCAAAGCTGGGGGAATGGGAGACGATTTTGGAGCGGTCGAAGGGGGCGGGTGACCGGTTGTTTTTTGTCGATTTCGCAGATGAAGCGGTTAAGCGCGGGGCGCAAATGCGGTCGGGTCTGGGCCAGGACGGGATGACGTATGCAGGGGGGAGGTCGGCGACGCGGGTGAAGAGTGCGGTGCAGCATGTGCTGGCGCAGGTGGAGGAGGGGCGGGCGTCGCGATTGCTTGGTTTTTCGGATGGTTATAGCACGGAGCCGCTGGATGGGTTGGGGGAGAGGCTGGCGGAGGATGAGGTGGCGTTGGACTACCGGCTGGCAGGGGAAATGGCGGGGGAGGATTTTCGGGTGGCGTCGTTTTTGCTGCCGCGCAGGGTGCAGTTGAGTGAGGCGTTTTTAGCAGAGGTGGTGGTGTTGGGGTCGAGTTCGAGTTCGGTAGACGGGGTCGTGCCGGTGGAGTTGATGCGCAATGGGGTGTCGATTGGCAGACGCGACGTGGAGATGGTGAATGGGGTGGGAAGGTTGCGATTTACGGATCGGCTGGGAGCGGCGGGCGCGTTTCGTTATGAGGTGAGGTTGATGGCGGATCGCGAACGGGATGCGCATCCGGGGAACAATTTTGCGGCGCAGTGGGTGGAGGTGCAGGGGGGACCGCGGGTGGTGCTGGCGACGGGTTATGCGGATGATCCGATGGCGACGGTGTTGAGGGCGCAGGGGTTTGAGGTGACGGTGGTGACGGAAATTGGGGCGTTGGGAGTCGGGATGTTGAGCGGGACGAAGGTGGTGATTTTAAACAATGTGCCGGCTTATGAGATGAAGGCGGAGTTTGTGAAGGGATTGGATTTTTTTGTGAATGAGCAGGGGGGCGGGTTGGTGATGATCGGCGGGAAACGCAGTTTTGCAGCGGGCGGATGGTTTGGATCGCCGGTGGAGCCACTCTTGCCGGTGAGCATGGAGTTGAAGCAGGAGCATCGGAAGCTGGCGGTGGCGATGGCGATCGTGATGGACCGGTCGGGAAGCATGGCGATGACGGCACCGGGGACTTCGTTGTTGAAAATGCAGCTGGCGAATGAGGGGGCGGCGCGGGCGATTGAGTTGTTGGGCGACAATGACATGGTGACCATTTTTGCGGTCGACAGCACCGCGCATCAGGTGACGCCGTTGGTGGCGGTGGGGAAGAATCGGGGCACGTTGCAGAACGCGGCGCGCCGGGTCCAGAGCATGGGTGGGGGGATTTTTGTTTATCAGGGGTTGAAGGCGGCGTGGGCGGAGTTGAAGAAGGCGCCGGTGGGGCAGCGGCATATCATTTTGTTTGCCGATGCTGCGGATGCGGAGGAGCCGGGGGAGTATGTGCAATTGCTGGCGGAGATGAAGAGGGAGAAGGCGACGGTGAGTGTGATCGGATTGGGATCGGACAAGGATGCGGATGCGGCGTTTTTGGAGGATGTGGCGAAGCGCGGGGAGGGGCGGATTTTTTTCAATGCGAATGCAGGAGAGCTGCCGGCTTTGTTCGCACAGGAGACGGTGGCGGTGGCGCGGTCGGCTTTTGTGGAGGAGCCGGTGGAGGTGAAAGGGACGCCGGGTTGGATGGAGATGGCGGCGGGTTCGATGAACTGGCTGCCGCAGGCGGATGGGTATAACTTGAGTTATCTTCGGCCGGGGGCGACGCAGGCGGCGGTGAGTGGGGATGAGTATGCGGCGCCGTTGGTGGCGTTCTGGCAGCGTGGGGCGGGCAGGGTGGCGTCGGTGTCGTTTCCGCTGGGCGGGGAGTTTTCAGCGAAGACGCGAGGCTGGGAGGGATATGGCGGATTTGCGCAGAGTTTGACCCGCTGGTTGATGGGGGAGAAGGAGCCGCCGGGGATGGGGTTGCGGACCACGATGGAGGGGAGCAAACTGCGGGCGGATTTGTTTTTTGATGAGAGTTGGAATGAGCGGATCAGTGCCGCAGGACCCGAGTTGGTGCTGGCTCAGGGGGAGGCGGGGGAGGCGCGCAAGGTGGCTTGGGAGCGGCTGGAGCCGGGGCATTTCCGCGCGGTGATGGAAGTGAAGGGCACGGATTTTGTGCGTGGCGCGGTGCAGGTCGGAGGGGTGGCATTTCCTTTTGGACCGGTGAATGCGGTGACGAATCCGGAGTGGTCTTTTGACAAGTCGCGGATCAAGGAATTGCGCGAGTTAAGTGCGCGCAGCGGGGGCGGGGAGCGGGTGGATTTGAGCGATGTCTGGCATGCGCCGCGACCACCGGCATGGAGGGAGGTTCGGGCGTGGTTGTTGATGGCGCTGTTGGGGGTTTTGTTGCTGGAGGCTTGGCAGACGCGGACGGGATGGGGACTGCGGCGAGGGTAG